The Flavipsychrobacter sp. genome contains the following window.
TTGAATAAGAATATTAATTTTAGTTAAACCATTTTGGTCTCACAAAGTCTTATTATAAAAATACGGTTATGGGAAAAGTAAACCGTCGCGAATTTTTTGAAGAAGTTGTTGACAGTCAAGTATCCTTAGAGGCTAAAGACAACAAAGAAGACGCCGTCTTTAAAAAATATGCGAACAAAGAAATACCTAGAGGGTTAAACAAAACAACCTCTACTCTTACTCCTTATACTGGTCCTTGGACAAAAAAGGAAATCATACACTTATTACGTAGAACTACATTTGGACCGAAATACGAGGACGTACTGTATTTTGAGAAGAAGAACATGAACGATGCCGTAGATGAACTACTTAATGTTTCTACTACAGCACCAGCTCCTCCCGTAAACAACTACGAGAATACGATCAACGACCCACACGGTGTTAAGTATGAACAAACCTGGGTAAATGCTCCTTACAAAACAACAGTTGTTAACCAAGGAACTTTAAACTCTCATCGTCGCTATTCTTTCAAATCTTGGTGGATCAACAGAATGATCAATGTTGATAGATCTATTCAGGAGAAAATGGTGATGTTTTGGCATAACCATTTTGCAACGGAAGGCGTTGTTGTTACGTATGCCCAGTTCATGTATAGGCATAATGCCTTATTAAGGCAACACGCTTTAGGCAATTTTCAGACTTTGGTAAAAGAAGTAACCAAAGACACAGCAATGCTTCGTTACCTCAATGGTCATTATAATACAAAGACCGCCCCAGATGAGAACTATGCACGTGAACTTATGGAGCTCTTTACTTTGGGCAAAGACTACAAGCCTATATATTCTGAAAATGACATAAAGGCTGCAGCTAAAGTATTAACAGGCTGGAGGAATAACTACACTACCCTTACAAGCTATTTTAGCTCTAGTGCGCACGATACTACCAATAAGCAATTCTCTTCTTTCTTTGGCAACAAAGTGATATTTGGGAAAACAGGTACAGACGGTGCTAAAGAAACCGATGAGCTTATTGACATGATATTTCAAAAACAAGAAGTTGCTCGATTTATTGTGCGCAAGCTATACCGGTACTTTGTATACTATGTTATAGATAGTAACACGGAAGCTGATATAATTACACCTCTGGCTCAAGATCTCATGTTCAACAACTTTGAGATAAAGCCAATATTAACCAAACTGTTAAAGAGTGAGCATTTCTTTGATGTACTGAGCCAAGCATGTTATATCAAAACCCCGCTTGATTATGTAATGGGTACATTCAGAACCTTTGACGTAAAGTTGCCTGTAAACTTTGGCACGGAGAAGACATACAAAATACATCATTACCTAAGATACTACACCTCTTTACTAAACATGGAACCCAATGAGCCACCAAATGTGGCAGGTTGGCCAGCATTCTATCAAACACCTGAGTATTATGAAACTTGGATAAACTCCACAACACTACCAAGAAGGCTCATATTTACAGATATGATGTTAGGGTCGGGCTTCTCGTATGGAACGGGAACTGCCA
Protein-coding sequences here:
- a CDS encoding DUF1800 domain-containing protein, yielding MGKVNRREFFEEVVDSQVSLEAKDNKEDAVFKKYANKEIPRGLNKTTSTLTPYTGPWTKKEIIHLLRRTTFGPKYEDVLYFEKKNMNDAVDELLNVSTTAPAPPVNNYENTINDPHGVKYEQTWVNAPYKTTVVNQGTLNSHRRYSFKSWWINRMINVDRSIQEKMVMFWHNHFATEGVVVTYAQFMYRHNALLRQHALGNFQTLVKEVTKDTAMLRYLNGHYNTKTAPDENYARELMELFTLGKDYKPIYSENDIKAAAKVLTGWRNNYTTLTSYFSSSAHDTTNKQFSSFFGNKVIFGKTGTDGAKETDELIDMIFQKQEVARFIVRKLYRYFVYYVIDSNTEADIITPLAQDLMFNNFEIKPILTKLLKSEHFFDVLSQACYIKTPLDYVMGTFRTFDVKLPVNFGTEKTYKIHHYLRYYTSLLNMEPNEPPNVAGWPAFYQTPEYYETWINSTTLPRRLIFTDMMLGSGFSYGTGTAIKVDPMEFAKKFYSPGDPNLLIDYFSSLLLGLPISSQNKIALKQSTLLSGQTSDYYWTNAWSAYIGNPNTANTNIVKSRLNGLLIELTRLPEHQLC